The Carassius carassius chromosome 2, fCarCar2.1, whole genome shotgun sequence genome has a segment encoding these proteins:
- the LOC132110987 gene encoding 26S proteasome non-ATPase regulatory subunit 9-like gives MKMTGKNNDVGPRVTEDDVRLLIKRKDDIEEQIKAYSDMLKTEGVGMDAPLVDVEGFPHADVDLYKVRTARHNISCLQNDHKAIMVEIEEALHKLHASARIKPEKDERKMEATEEAVSLSDPFALLDAVTQGSPAFQAGLRVGDEIIEFGSVNTQNFRNLHDVASVVQHSEGKSLRVGLLRSGQEMHLNLTPKQWSGRGLLGCNLVPLHR, from the exons ATGAAAATGACAGGGAAAAACAACGATGTTGGGCCACGAGTTACTGAAGACGATGTTCGACTTCTGATAAAAAGAAAAGATGACATTGAAGAGCAAATTAAAGCATACAGCGACATGCTCAAAACC GAAGGTGTAGGCATGGACGCTCCTCTGGTTGATGTGGAAGGCTTTCCTCATGCAGATGTGGATTTGTACAAGGTCCGAACAGCAAGGCACAATATCTCTT gttTACAGAATGATCACAAGGCTATCATGGTGGAGATCGAGGAGGCCCTTCATAAGCTGCATGCCTCAGCAAGGATCAAACCTGAGAAAGATGAGAGAAAGATGGAAGCCACTGAGGAGGCTGTGTCTCTTTCAGATCCGTTTGCACTGCTGGACGCCGTCACACAGGGCTCTCCTGCTTTTCAGGCC GGTTTGCGCGTCGGTGATGAGATTATAGAGTTTGGGTCTGTAAACACACAAAACTTCAGGAATCTGCATGACGTTGCTTCTGTTGTCCAACACAGTGAAGGG AAATCCCTGCGTGTTGGATTGCTTCGAAGTGGACAAGAAATGCATCTTAATTTGACTCCGAAGCAATGGTCTGGTAGAGGACTACTAGG GTGCAACTTGGTACCTCTCCACAGATGA
- the LOC132110995 gene encoding 14-3-3 protein epsilon-like: MADREYLVYQAKLAEQAERYDEMVESMKSVAGKDTELTVEERNLLSVAYKNVIGARRASWRIISSIEQKEESKGGEGKLKMIREYRQAVENELKSVCSDILDVLDKHLIPAANTGESKVFYYKMKGDYDRYLAEFATGNDRKEAAENSLVAYKAASDIAMIELPPTHPIRLGLALNFSVFYYEILNSPDRACRLAKAAFDDAIAELDTLSEDSYKDSTLIMQLLRDNLTLWTSDTQGDGEEQTKAAPPDAEDEKQ; encoded by the exons ATGGCAGATCGAGAGTACTTGGTTTACCAGGCTAAACTAGCAGAACAAGCCGAGAGATACGATG AAATGGTGGAGTCCATGAAGAGCGTTGCAGGAAAGGACACAGAGCTGACCGTAGAGGAGAGAAACCTGTTATCGGTGGCGTATAAGAACGTGATCGGCGCTCGACGAGCCTCCTGGAGGATCATCAGCAGCATCGAGCAGAAAGAGGAGAGCAAGGGAGGAGAGGGCAAGCTCAAGATGATCCGGGAATACAGACAAGCG GTTGAGAATGAGCTGAAATCTGTTTGCAGTGACATACTGGATGTCCTGGACAAACACCTCATTCCTGCAGCCAACACGGGAGAATCCAAAGTCTTCTACTACAAAAT GAAAGGAGACTACGACAGGTACCTAGCAGAGTTTGCCACAGGTAATGACAGGAAGGAAGCAGCGGAGAACAGTTTGGTGGCGTATAAAGCTGCCAGTGACATCGCCATGATTGAGCTCCCGCCCACACATCCCATCCGGCTCGGACTCGCTCTCAACTTCTCTGTCTTCTACTACGAGATCCTGAACTCCCCTGACCGCGCCTGCAG GTTGGCGAAGGCGGCGTTTGACGATGCGATTGCGGAGCTGGACACGCTGAGTGAGGACAGTTACAAGGACTCGACACTCATCATGCAGCTGTTGCGGGACAACCTGACACTCTGGACCTCAGACACACAGGGAGACG GTGAAGAACAAACTAAAGCAGCGCCTCCAGATGCTGAGGATGAAAAGCAGTGA